In Methylobacterium aquaticum, the following are encoded in one genomic region:
- a CDS encoding ABC transporter ATP-binding protein, translating to MSALLDVEGLRASYGRVPILMGVDFTLESGEYLGILGHNGMGKTTLMRTLMGHLAADAGAVRFAGTEVTRLPIHQRARLGMGLVPQGREIFSTLSVRENLRMGLASAPREDPRIIDDVLADFPRLVRLLDRRGGALSGGEQQLLALARCLCTRPKLVLLDEPTEGIQPSIIEEIIETLLALKKRWDLSMIIVEQNLDFITSLSDRVLGIQKGRITGEVSREDLLAGRIGMAAA from the coding sequence ATGAGCGCATTGCTGGACGTGGAAGGCCTGCGGGCGAGCTACGGCCGGGTGCCGATCCTGATGGGCGTGGATTTCACCCTGGAATCGGGAGAATATCTCGGCATCCTCGGCCATAACGGCATGGGCAAGACCACCCTGATGCGGACCCTGATGGGGCACCTGGCCGCCGATGCCGGCGCGGTGCGCTTCGCCGGCACCGAGGTGACGCGGCTTCCCATCCACCAGCGCGCCCGCCTCGGGATGGGCCTGGTGCCTCAGGGCCGCGAGATCTTTTCCACCCTCAGCGTGCGCGAGAACCTGCGCATGGGGCTCGCCAGCGCGCCCAGGGAGGATCCCCGCATCATCGACGACGTGCTCGCCGATTTCCCCCGCCTGGTGCGTCTCCTCGACCGGCGCGGCGGCGCCTTGTCGGGCGGCGAGCAGCAACTGCTCGCGCTCGCCCGCTGCCTCTGCACCCGGCCGAAGCTCGTCCTCCTCGACGAACCGACGGAGGGCATCCAGCCCTCGATCATCGAGGAGATCATCGAGACGCTGCTGGCGCTCAAGAAACGCTGGGACCTGTCGATGATCATCGTCGAGCAGAACCTCGACTTCATCACCTCCTTGTCCGACCGGGTGCTCGGCATCCAGAAGGGCCGCATCACCGGCGAGGTCTCGCGCGAGGACCTGCTGGCGGGGCGGATCGGGATGGCGGCGGCTTAG
- a CDS encoding amidase — translation MAITRPSAAQVRELAASLHMSLSPEEAAAYRALMDGSFDAYDVVDALPDHIPPVKYPRTPGTRPAPEENPLGAWYWKSEVKGADTGKLAGKTVALKDNVALAGVPMMNGASTLEGFVPASDATIVTRMLDAGATILGKAVCEHFCLSGGSHTSDPGPVHNPHRIGYSAGGSSSGSGALVAAGEVDLAIGGDQGGSIRIPASYCGIVGMKPTHGLVPYTGVMPIETTIDHTGPMTASVGDNALLLEVLAGPDGLDPRQYAPQVAAYTQALKKGAKGLKIGLLTEGFSAPGMQEAVADKVRAAAARFEALGATVEEVSLPAYRTAAAVWAPIALEGLTQQMMLGNGMGFNWKGAYDVGLFDAHSAWRTKADDLSETLKISMLIGQWGLTHYRGRYYAKAQNLARKVREDFAECFKTYDLLLCPTLPCTATKLPEKGAPLEEVIVRAFEMVASTSPMDVTGNPSMSIPCGLVDGLPVGMMLTARDWNESAIYQAAAAFEGAGDWKTF, via the coding sequence ATGGCCATCACCCGCCCGAGTGCCGCCCAGGTCCGCGAGCTCGCCGCCAGCCTCCACATGTCCCTGTCGCCCGAGGAGGCCGCGGCCTACCGGGCACTCATGGACGGCTCGTTCGACGCCTACGACGTCGTCGACGCCCTGCCCGACCACATCCCGCCGGTGAAGTATCCCCGCACCCCGGGCACCCGCCCGGCGCCCGAGGAGAATCCGCTCGGCGCCTGGTACTGGAAGAGCGAGGTGAAGGGCGCCGACACCGGCAAGCTCGCCGGCAAGACCGTGGCGCTGAAGGACAACGTCGCGCTCGCCGGCGTACCGATGATGAACGGCGCCTCGACGCTCGAAGGCTTCGTGCCGGCCTCGGACGCCACCATCGTGACCCGGATGCTCGATGCCGGCGCCACCATCCTGGGCAAGGCGGTCTGCGAGCATTTCTGCCTGTCGGGCGGCAGCCACACCTCGGATCCGGGACCGGTCCACAACCCGCACCGGATCGGCTACTCGGCCGGCGGCTCGTCCTCGGGCAGCGGCGCGCTGGTGGCCGCCGGCGAGGTCGATCTGGCGATCGGCGGCGACCAGGGCGGATCGATCCGCATTCCCGCCTCGTATTGCGGGATCGTCGGCATGAAGCCGACCCACGGCCTCGTGCCCTATACCGGCGTGATGCCGATCGAAACCACGATCGACCATACCGGCCCGATGACCGCGAGCGTCGGCGACAACGCCCTGCTGCTCGAGGTCCTGGCCGGTCCCGACGGGCTCGATCCCCGGCAATATGCGCCGCAGGTCGCCGCCTACACGCAAGCGCTGAAGAAGGGCGCCAAGGGCCTGAAGATCGGCCTCCTGACGGAGGGTTTCTCCGCCCCCGGCATGCAGGAGGCAGTGGCCGACAAGGTCCGAGCGGCGGCCGCCCGGTTCGAGGCCCTTGGCGCCACGGTCGAGGAGGTGTCGCTGCCGGCCTACCGGACGGCAGCCGCGGTCTGGGCCCCGATCGCGCTCGAAGGCCTGACCCAGCAGATGATGCTCGGCAACGGCATGGGCTTCAACTGGAAGGGCGCCTACGATGTCGGGCTGTTCGACGCCCACTCGGCCTGGCGCACCAAGGCCGACGACCTGTCGGAGACGCTGAAGATCTCGATGCTGATCGGCCAATGGGGCCTGACCCATTACCGCGGCCGCTACTACGCCAAGGCGCAGAACCTCGCCCGCAAGGTGCGAGAAGACTTTGCGGAGTGCTTCAAGACCTACGACCTGCTGCTCTGCCCGACCCTGCCCTGCACCGCCACCAAGCTGCCGGAGAAGGGCGCGCCGCTCGAGGAGGTCATCGTCCGCGCCTTCGAGATGGTCGCCTCGACCTCGCCGATGGACGTGACCGGCAATCCCTCGATGTCGATCCCCTGCGGCCTCGTCGACGGCCTGCCGGTCGGGATGATGCTGACGGCGCGGGACTGGAACGAGAGCGCGATCTACCAGGCCGCCGCCGCCTTCGAGGGCGCCGGCGACTGGAAGACGTTCTGA
- a CDS encoding putative quinol monooxygenase has protein sequence MKTISAILRARPGAEETLRDALLDVAAHVAANEPDTVGFFVSQDAGDPTRFTTYERFTDAAAMDRHNGSAAVARFFAIAQPILDGEVILVTADEISAR, from the coding sequence ATGAAGACGATCAGCGCCATCCTCCGCGCCCGGCCGGGCGCGGAGGAGACCTTGCGCGATGCGCTGCTCGACGTGGCGGCGCATGTCGCCGCGAACGAACCCGACACGGTCGGTTTCTTCGTCTCGCAGGATGCGGGCGACCCGACCCGCTTCACCACCTACGAGCGGTTCACCGATGCGGCGGCGATGGACCGGCACAACGGCTCGGCGGCGGTGGCGCGGTTCTTTGCCATCGCGCAACCGATCCTCGACGGCGAGGTGATCCTGGTGACCGCCGACGAAATCTCCGCCAGATGA
- a CDS encoding GMC family oxidoreductase, giving the protein MIGKVSPYDTLIVGAGSAGCVLAGRLSADPARRVLLLEAGGEPPLGAIIPSDWPSLFDTEVDWGFHTEPQAGCRHRRIFWPRGRMLGGSGSLNAMIYLRGLPSDYDGWAAMGCPGWGWRDVLPDFLGSEDNRRFGNHPFHGTGGPLAVEDCPYRDEGETLWVEAALAAGHPANPDFNGGSQEGVGFFQLTTRGGERFGTKRAYLDPARDRQNLTIETGVLVTRIMVENGRAVGVEYLRNGRPERAFADQVVLAAGAIASPHLLMLSGIGPADALGRAGVAPVHDLPGVGQDLQDHPAITLAFAATRPIGLGALDAAESIREWQAHRVGPRTSNWASAGGQVATRPDLEPDLQLYGIAAPHRDYGRFLYPESGFTLFAVLQRPESRGEIRLRSADPIMAPAIDPRYLSDEGGRDLATLVEGVRINRAIAAAGPLAEVIAHELSPSAECVSDEAIARHVRGHLASLYHPSSTCRMGRDPAAVVDPDSFAVHGLDGLFVADASIFPTMISANLNATVILVAERAARALAG; this is encoded by the coding sequence ATGATCGGCAAGGTGAGCCCCTACGATACCCTGATCGTCGGCGCCGGCAGCGCCGGCTGCGTCCTGGCGGGTCGGCTGAGCGCCGATCCGGCCCGCCGGGTCCTGCTGCTCGAAGCGGGCGGCGAACCGCCGCTCGGCGCCATCATCCCGTCCGACTGGCCGAGCCTGTTCGACACGGAGGTCGATTGGGGCTTCCACACCGAGCCGCAAGCCGGCTGCCGCCACCGGCGGATCTTCTGGCCCCGCGGCCGGATGCTGGGCGGCTCGGGCTCGCTCAACGCCATGATCTACCTGCGCGGACTGCCCTCGGACTATGACGGCTGGGCGGCCATGGGCTGCCCCGGCTGGGGCTGGCGCGACGTGCTGCCGGATTTTCTCGGCTCCGAGGACAATCGCCGCTTCGGCAACCACCCGTTCCACGGCACCGGCGGTCCGCTCGCGGTCGAGGATTGCCCCTATCGCGACGAGGGCGAGACGCTCTGGGTCGAGGCCGCCCTGGCCGCAGGCCACCCGGCGAACCCGGATTTCAACGGCGGAAGCCAGGAGGGCGTCGGCTTCTTCCAGCTGACCACCCGTGGTGGCGAGCGCTTCGGCACCAAGCGGGCCTATCTCGATCCGGCGCGGGACCGGCAGAACCTGACGATCGAGACCGGCGTGCTCGTCACCCGCATCATGGTCGAGAACGGGCGCGCGGTCGGCGTCGAGTACCTGCGCAACGGCCGGCCCGAGCGGGCCTTCGCGGATCAGGTCGTGCTCGCGGCCGGCGCGATCGCCTCGCCGCATCTCCTGATGCTCTCCGGCATCGGCCCGGCGGATGCGCTCGGGCGAGCCGGCGTCGCACCGGTTCACGACCTCCCGGGCGTCGGCCAGGATCTGCAGGACCACCCGGCGATCACCCTCGCCTTCGCGGCGACGCGCCCGATCGGCCTCGGCGCCCTGGACGCGGCCGAGAGCATCCGAGAATGGCAGGCGCACCGCGTCGGCCCGCGGACCTCCAACTGGGCATCGGCGGGCGGCCAGGTCGCCACGAGGCCCGACCTCGAGCCCGACCTCCAGCTCTACGGCATCGCCGCACCGCACCGCGATTACGGCCGGTTCCTCTATCCGGAATCCGGCTTCACCCTGTTCGCGGTCCTGCAACGGCCGGAGAGCCGCGGCGAGATCCGCCTGCGCTCCGCCGACCCGATCATGGCGCCGGCGATCGACCCGCGCTACCTGAGCGACGAGGGCGGCCGCGACCTCGCCACCCTGGTCGAGGGCGTGAGGATCAACCGGGCGATCGCGGCGGCCGGCCCGCTCGCCGAGGTCATCGCCCACGAATTGAGCCCTTCGGCCGAATGCGTGAGCGACGAGGCCATCGCCCGGCACGTCCGCGGCCACCTCGCCTCGCTCTACCACCCGTCGAGCACCTGCCGGATGGGCAGAGACCCCGCGGCGGTCGTCGATCCGGACAGCTTCGCGGTCCACGGCCTCGACGGCCTGTTCGTCGCCGATGCCTCGATATTCCCCACAATGATTTCCGCCAACCTCAACGCGACGGTGATCCTGGTGGCCGAGCGGGCGGCGCGGGCGCTGGCGGGCTGA
- a CDS encoding amidase, translating into MSATLHDESLVSIAEAIRRRRLSAVEVTTAMLARIATLDGDYRSYTTVTADHALEAAARADRETARGISRGPLHGVPLGIKDLCDTRFAATGAGTAIHRGRVPESDATVVARLERGGAVILGKLAMTEGAYTSHHPDDPGPLNPWERDHWVGSSSTGSGAATAARLCYGALGSDTGGSIRFPSATCGLTGIKPTWGRVSRHGVFPLAASLDHVGPMARSAADAAAILGVIAGADPHDPTASQAPVEDYLGATGGSIRGLTVGIDRRFTTEGVDPEVTAALGGIEAALRGSGARIREVAMPPTDDLVRGWIPFCSVETALAHRETYPARAGEYGPDLAGLIDQGRSVTGLELGAVYHERLAFSGALAALFEEVDCLLVPTMPVPVPSLSRMAEFGQDPEVLLRLLRFTAPFNFSGSPTITLPAGIDAAGLPLSVQLVGPHLSEAMLCRAGHAIQQVTDWHARRPVDLA; encoded by the coding sequence ATGTCCGCGACCCTGCACGACGAATCCCTGGTCTCCATCGCCGAGGCGATCCGCCGGCGGCGGTTAAGCGCGGTCGAGGTGACGACGGCGATGCTCGCGCGCATCGCAACCCTCGACGGGGACTATCGCAGCTACACCACGGTGACCGCGGATCACGCGCTTGAGGCCGCCGCGCGGGCGGACCGGGAGACGGCGCGGGGCATCAGCCGCGGCCCGCTCCACGGCGTGCCGCTCGGCATCAAGGACCTGTGCGACACCCGCTTCGCCGCCACCGGCGCCGGCACGGCGATCCATCGCGGCCGGGTGCCGGAATCGGATGCCACGGTGGTGGCGCGGCTCGAGCGGGGCGGGGCGGTGATCCTCGGCAAGCTCGCCATGACCGAGGGCGCCTATACCAGCCATCATCCGGACGATCCGGGCCCGCTCAACCCCTGGGAGCGCGACCACTGGGTCGGCTCGTCCTCGACCGGCTCGGGCGCCGCCACCGCGGCGCGGCTGTGCTACGGCGCGCTCGGGTCCGATACCGGCGGCTCGATCCGCTTTCCCTCCGCGACCTGCGGGCTCACCGGCATCAAGCCGACATGGGGCCGGGTCAGCCGCCACGGGGTGTTTCCGCTCGCCGCCTCCCTCGACCATGTCGGCCCGATGGCACGCAGCGCCGCCGACGCTGCGGCGATCCTCGGCGTCATCGCGGGCGCCGACCCGCACGACCCGACGGCGTCGCAGGCGCCCGTGGAGGATTATCTCGGCGCGACCGGCGGCTCGATCCGCGGCCTCACCGTCGGCATCGACCGGCGCTTCACGACCGAGGGCGTCGACCCGGAGGTGACGGCGGCCCTCGGTGGCATCGAGGCGGCGTTGCGCGGGAGCGGCGCGCGGATCCGCGAGGTCGCGATGCCGCCGACCGACGACCTCGTGCGCGGCTGGATTCCGTTCTGCTCGGTCGAGACCGCGCTCGCCCATCGCGAGACCTATCCGGCGCGGGCCGGGGAATACGGCCCGGACCTCGCCGGGCTGATCGACCAGGGCCGGAGCGTCACCGGCCTCGAGCTCGGCGCGGTCTACCACGAGCGACTGGCCTTCTCGGGCGCCCTGGCGGCTCTGTTCGAGGAGGTCGATTGCCTGCTCGTGCCGACCATGCCGGTTCCGGTGCCGAGCCTCTCCCGGATGGCGGAGTTCGGCCAGGACCCGGAGGTGCTCCTGCGCCTCCTGCGCTTCACCGCGCCGTTCAACTTCTCCGGCAGCCCGACCATCACCCTGCCGGCGGGGATCGATGCGGCCGGCCTGCCCCTGAGCGTCCAGCTCGTCGGGCCGCACCTCTCCGAGGCGATGCTGTGCCGGGCCGGCCACGCGATCCAGCAGGTCACCGATTGGCATGCGCGGCGCCCGGTCGATCTGGCATAG
- a CDS encoding helix-turn-helix transcriptional regulator codes for MTDIVELESPLGETCSQRLGNSFLELLAASLEASLTAPGRKVTDEDLVRQAKTFLIAHIEDPDLDLATVAGSLGVSLRTLCRAFAADGTTAIRWLWQQRLELAHRLLVEGQARNVGQVVMQCGFSDFSHFSRAFKKAYGVMPKSVLRPAG; via the coding sequence ATGACCGACATCGTCGAGCTGGAATCGCCGCTCGGCGAGACCTGCTCGCAACGCCTCGGCAACTCGTTCCTCGAACTGCTCGCCGCCTCGCTGGAGGCGAGCCTGACGGCGCCGGGGCGCAAGGTCACCGACGAGGACCTGGTGCGCCAGGCCAAGACCTTCCTCATCGCCCATATCGAGGATCCCGACCTCGACCTCGCCACGGTGGCGGGAAGCCTCGGCGTGTCGCTGCGCACCCTCTGCCGCGCCTTCGCGGCCGACGGCACCACGGCGATCCGCTGGCTCTGGCAGCAGCGCCTGGAACTGGCCCACCGGCTGCTCGTGGAGGGTCAGGCCCGGAATGTCGGGCAGGTCGTGATGCAATGCGGCTTCAGCGACTTCTCGCATTTCAGCCGCGCCTTCAAGAAAGCCTACGGGGTGATGCCGAAATCGGTGCTGCGGCCGGCGGGTTGA
- a CDS encoding L,D-transpeptidase → MRRLGRLLPALLLCSAGAAQAMSADESPVGWWAPSLRDCADPASPRVFEIRLKPAAEARLDAHDLRCRIDTVSDTAIGYRLHMRCFRSDEDLRANAQAEPRQIVVDAIGPVTMRADGRRVYRCRSRPAAAIGAPRPAMTADAPPAAAPTVPALPLPDAPMRLASLAPEPSPAAPLIPAPIPVAPAPAAPAPATSVPAPDAPVRVAALPPEPLPGVDAPRLAPPPVPVALPALRRGKVVGYPGAQAAGTIVVDTAARLLYLVRGDGTAIRYRVAVGRPGTTWKGVQTVTAKQEWPQWTPTPEMRRSRPGLPRTVAGGPRNPLGARALYLGSTLYRIHGTTDPRSIGRAASAGCFRMLNEDVIELYRFVPVGTKVQVI, encoded by the coding sequence ATGCGACGTCTCGGCCGGCTCCTGCCCGCTCTTCTCCTCTGCAGCGCCGGCGCCGCCCAGGCGATGAGCGCCGACGAGTCGCCGGTGGGCTGGTGGGCGCCGTCCTTGCGCGACTGCGCCGACCCGGCGAGCCCGCGGGTGTTCGAGATCCGGCTCAAGCCCGCCGCCGAGGCGCGGCTCGACGCGCACGACCTGCGCTGCCGGATCGACACGGTCTCCGACACCGCGATCGGCTACCGCCTCCACATGCGCTGCTTCCGCTCGGACGAGGACCTGCGGGCGAATGCCCAGGCGGAACCCCGGCAGATCGTCGTCGATGCGATCGGCCCGGTGACCATGCGGGCGGACGGACGGCGGGTCTATCGCTGCCGCTCCCGCCCGGCCGCCGCCATCGGCGCGCCGCGCCCGGCCATGACCGCGGACGCGCCGCCCGCCGCCGCCCCGACCGTGCCGGCACTGCCGCTGCCGGATGCCCCGATGCGTCTGGCCTCGCTGGCGCCCGAGCCGTCTCCGGCCGCGCCGCTCATCCCCGCGCCGATCCCCGTTGCGCCGGCGCCCGCGGCACCGGCTCCGGCAACCTCCGTCCCCGCACCGGATGCGCCGGTGCGCGTGGCCGCGCTCCCGCCCGAGCCGCTGCCGGGGGTCGACGCGCCGCGCCTCGCTCCCCCGCCCGTGCCCGTGGCCCTGCCGGCGTTGCGGCGCGGCAAGGTGGTCGGCTATCCCGGCGCGCAAGCGGCCGGGACCATCGTGGTCGATACGGCGGCGCGCCTGCTCTACCTCGTGCGCGGCGACGGCACGGCTATCCGCTACCGGGTCGCGGTCGGGCGCCCCGGCACGACCTGGAAGGGCGTCCAGACCGTGACCGCCAAGCAGGAATGGCCGCAATGGACCCCGACGCCGGAGATGCGGCGCAGCCGGCCCGGCCTGCCGCGGACCGTCGCCGGCGGCCCGCGCAACCCGCTCGGGGCCCGCGCCCTCTATCTCGGCTCCACGCTCTACCGCATCCACGGCACCACCGATCCGCGCTCGATCGGCCGGGCGGCCTCGGCCGGCTGCTTCCGGATGCTCAACGAGGACGTGATCGAACTCTACCGCTTCGTGCCCGTCGGCACGAAGGTCCAGGTGATCTGA
- a CDS encoding polysaccharide deacetylase family protein: protein MRCFKLLLLSGILCLPPALAAARECGPEALGTARTLEVPFTQGPVGQASYGRTLPLERGEVVLTFDDGPLPRRTNAVLAALQAECVKATFFVIGSMVAQFPDTLRRTAAEGHTIATHTWSHRYLNRVRSEAVRRDQINGGLEAARAVLTDADAPSLSPFFRFPGLGHSAPLDRYAVAQKLVPFSIDVDGDDWKRITPAAVMARVLKRLDAAGRGIILLHDIQSRTVAILPELLRQLKARGYRVVHVVPAQGDTQAALAALEAPRARPIRLALDRLGTRMAALRVAARPPAAFTEEAPLVLRSGLFDEAPETPPAREQSRSGGEVRIALVADAAAGGPAPDGPAPLAGWSGFVVIGTAPQAAGFRNLAEAGGPLGR, encoded by the coding sequence GTGCGTTGCTTCAAGCTCCTGCTGCTGTCCGGAATCCTGTGCCTGCCGCCGGCTCTCGCCGCGGCCCGCGAATGCGGGCCCGAGGCGCTCGGCACCGCGCGGACCCTCGAAGTGCCGTTCACCCAGGGGCCGGTCGGACAGGCGAGCTACGGGCGCACCCTGCCGCTCGAGCGCGGCGAGGTGGTGCTGACCTTCGACGACGGCCCGCTGCCGCGGCGCACCAACGCGGTCCTGGCCGCCCTCCAGGCGGAATGCGTGAAGGCGACCTTCTTCGTCATCGGCAGCATGGTGGCGCAATTCCCCGACACGCTGCGCCGCACCGCCGCCGAGGGCCATACCATCGCGACCCATACCTGGTCGCACCGCTACCTGAACCGGGTCCGCAGCGAGGCGGTGCGGCGCGACCAGATCAATGGCGGGCTCGAAGCCGCCCGCGCCGTCCTGACCGATGCGGACGCGCCGTCCCTGTCGCCGTTCTTCCGCTTTCCCGGCCTCGGGCACAGCGCACCCCTCGACCGTTACGCCGTCGCGCAGAAGCTGGTGCCGTTCAGCATCGACGTCGACGGCGACGACTGGAAGCGCATCACCCCGGCGGCGGTGATGGCGCGGGTGCTCAAGCGCCTCGACGCGGCAGGGCGGGGGATCATCCTGCTCCACGACATCCAGTCCCGGACCGTGGCGATCCTGCCGGAGCTGCTGCGCCAGCTGAAGGCGCGCGGATACCGCGTCGTCCACGTGGTGCCGGCGCAGGGCGACACGCAGGCCGCGCTGGCGGCCCTGGAGGCGCCGCGGGCCCGGCCGATCCGCCTCGCCCTCGACCGGCTCGGCACCCGCATGGCGGCCCTGCGCGTGGCCGCCCGCCCGCCGGCCGCCTTCACCGAGGAGGCGCCGCTCGTCCTGCGGTCCGGGCTGTTCGACGAGGCCCCGGAGACGCCGCCGGCCCGGGAGCAGAGTCGGTCCGGCGGGGAGGTCCGCATCGCGCTGGTCGCCGATGCGGCGGCAGGCGGACCGGCACCGGACGGGCCCGCGCCCCTCGCCGGCTGGAGCGGGTTCGTGGTGATCGGCACCGCCCCGCAGGCCGCGGGCTTCCGCAACCTCGCCGAGGCGGGCGGCCCGCTCGGGCGGTGA
- the cas5c gene encoding type I-C CRISPR-associated protein Cas5c, which translates to MGYGIKLHVWGDRACFTRPEMKVERVSYDVMTPSAARGILDAILWKPQMRWIVDRIHVLKPIRFQSLRRNEVEDKMSSALAERAMQAGSTTGLGLVVEEKRQQRAATLLTNVGYVIEAHFALTDKAGRDDTPAKYLSMFNRRAAAGQCFHRPCLGTREFPADFALIVDDAALPASTLPAEQRDRDLGWMLHDIVGPERVSQFFRARLAGGVLDVQACLGEGTVT; encoded by the coding sequence GTGGGATACGGCATCAAGCTTCACGTCTGGGGCGATCGCGCCTGCTTCACGCGACCGGAAATGAAGGTGGAACGCGTCTCCTACGACGTCATGACGCCGTCCGCCGCCCGCGGCATCCTCGACGCCATTCTCTGGAAGCCGCAGATGCGCTGGATCGTCGACCGCATCCACGTGCTCAAGCCGATCCGCTTCCAGTCGCTGCGGCGGAACGAAGTCGAGGACAAGATGTCGTCGGCCCTCGCCGAGCGCGCCATGCAGGCGGGTTCGACGACGGGGCTCGGCCTCGTCGTCGAGGAGAAGCGCCAGCAACGGGCCGCGACACTGCTCACGAACGTCGGCTACGTCATCGAGGCGCATTTCGCGCTCACCGACAAGGCCGGCCGCGACGACACGCCGGCCAAGTACCTGAGCATGTTCAATCGCCGCGCGGCGGCGGGTCAGTGCTTCCACCGGCCGTGCCTCGGCACGCGGGAATTTCCGGCCGATTTCGCCTTGATCGTCGATGACGCCGCGTTGCCGGCGAGCACGCTGCCCGCCGAGCAGCGCGACCGCGACCTCGGCTGGATGCTCCACGACATCGTCGGGCCGGAGCGGGTGTCGCAGTTCTTCCGCGCCCGCCTCGCCGGCGGGGTGCTGGACGTGCAGGCCTGCCTCGGCGAAGGAACGGTGACGTGA
- the cas7c gene encoding type I-C CRISPR-associated protein Cas7/Csd2, with protein MTSEAAGVTRRHEFVLFFDVQNGNPNGDPDAGNLPRLDPETNQGLVSDVALKRKIRNYVALARPDAPGHEIYMRDGATLNTEHRRAWTAVMPEAKPEDQGKLPKEAKARALTRWMCANFWDIRAFGAVMTTGVNAGQVRGPVQLAFARSVEPVLPLEIAITRLAATTEKDAEAKGGRTMGRKHIVPYGLYRAHGFVSAPLASHPVKGTGFSDDDLALLFEALGQMFDHDRSAARGEMATRKLVIFRHATALGNAPAHALFDRVRTLRVHKGEAHEIGADATDNWPPARSFSDYRITVDREGLPEGSR; from the coding sequence ATGACGTCTGAGGCCGCCGGCGTGACCCGCCGCCACGAGTTCGTGCTGTTCTTCGACGTGCAGAACGGCAACCCCAACGGGGACCCGGACGCCGGCAACCTGCCGCGGCTCGATCCCGAGACCAACCAGGGCCTCGTCTCGGACGTCGCCCTCAAGCGCAAGATCCGCAACTACGTCGCGCTCGCCCGCCCCGACGCGCCGGGCCACGAGATCTACATGCGCGACGGCGCGACCCTGAACACCGAGCACCGGCGGGCCTGGACCGCCGTGATGCCGGAGGCCAAGCCCGAGGACCAGGGGAAACTGCCGAAGGAGGCCAAGGCGCGGGCGCTGACGCGCTGGATGTGCGCCAATTTCTGGGACATCCGGGCTTTCGGGGCGGTGATGACCACCGGCGTCAATGCCGGCCAGGTGCGCGGGCCGGTGCAGCTCGCCTTCGCCCGCTCGGTCGAGCCGGTCCTGCCGCTCGAGATCGCCATCACGCGGCTGGCCGCCACCACGGAAAAAGACGCCGAGGCCAAGGGCGGGCGCACCATGGGCCGCAAGCACATCGTGCCCTACGGCCTCTACCGCGCCCACGGCTTCGTCTCGGCGCCGCTCGCCTCGCACCCGGTGAAGGGCACCGGCTTCTCGGACGACGACCTCGCGCTGCTGTTCGAGGCGCTCGGGCAGATGTTCGACCACGACCGCTCGGCCGCCCGCGGCGAGATGGCGACCCGCAAGCTCGTGATCTTCCGCCACGCCACGGCGCTCGGCAACGCGCCCGCCCACGCGCTGTTCGACCGGGTGCGGACCCTGCGGGTGCACAAGGGCGAGGCGCACGAGATCGGCGCCGACGCCACCGACAACTGGCCTCCGGCCCGCAGCTTCTCGGATTACCGCATCACGGTGGACCGGGAGGGGCTGCCGGAGGGGTCGAGGTGA
- the cas1c gene encoding type I-C CRISPR-associated endonuclease Cas1c: protein MSASMPARARAGRFLARVEGPRSGNVLLRRAQYRVADDAPRAAVVVRGIVTANQRAVLRRALRDHGERLDPEAAAGLSAAEARLTDIARRALTVDAVDGLRGLEGEAAAHYFGVFRHLIRVEDTAFVFGGRSRRPPLDRINALLSFLYALLGHDCRSALEAHGLDPQVGYLHADRPGRASLALDLMEELRPVQADRLALSLVNRRQLGAEDFTVEEAGGVRLTEAGRKRVLVAWQERKREELRHPFLDETMPLGLVCHAQAQMLARHLRGDLDGYPAFVWK from the coding sequence ATGAGCGCGTCGATGCCGGCGAGGGCGAGGGCCGGCCGCTTCCTCGCCCGGGTCGAGGGGCCGCGCAGCGGCAACGTGCTGCTGCGCCGCGCCCAGTATCGCGTCGCCGACGACGCACCGCGCGCCGCCGTCGTCGTGCGCGGCATCGTCACCGCGAACCAGCGGGCCGTCCTGCGGCGAGCCCTGCGCGACCACGGCGAGCGTCTGGACCCGGAGGCCGCCGCGGGCCTGTCGGCGGCGGAAGCCCGCCTGACCGACATCGCGCGGCGTGCCCTCACCGTCGACGCGGTCGACGGCTTGCGCGGCCTCGAGGGCGAGGCGGCCGCGCATTATTTCGGGGTCTTCCGGCACCTGATCCGCGTCGAGGATACCGCCTTCGTGTTCGGCGGGCGTTCCCGCCGGCCGCCCCTCGACCGGATCAACGCCCTCTTGTCGTTTCTCTACGCGCTGCTCGGCCACGATTGCCGGTCGGCACTGGAGGCGCACGGCCTCGACCCGCAGGTCGGATATCTGCACGCCGACCGCCCGGGCCGCGCCAGCCTCGCCCTCGACCTGATGGAGGAACTGCGCCCCGTCCAGGCCGACAGGCTCGCCCTCAGCCTCGTCAACCGGCGGCAGCTCGGCGCGGAGGACTTCACCGTCGAGGAGGCGGGCGGCGTGCGGCTCACCGAGGCAGGCCGCAAGCGCGTCCTCGTCGCCTGGCAGGAGCGCAAGCGCGAGGAGTTGCGCCACCCCTTCCTCGACGAGACGATGCCGCTCGGCCTCGTCTGCCATGCCCAGGCGCAGATGTTGGCCCGGCACCTGCGCGGCGACCTCGACGGCTACCCGGCCTTCGTCTGGAAGTGA